In a genomic window of Methanoregula sp. UBA64:
- a CDS encoding winged helix-turn-helix domain-containing protein, translating into MDDELIKGISVVKSSKHRQEILEIINNEILTPSEISKKSNLRLNHVSMYLNDLKTFNLVECLNEDTRKGRLYSISTLGKRVIVMINTGVKDE; encoded by the coding sequence ATGGACGATGAACTCATTAAAGGGATCTCCGTTGTGAAATCATCCAAACATCGCCAAGAAATCCTCGAAATTATTAATAACGAAATACTCACGCCATCGGAAATCTCAAAAAAAAGCAATCTCCGTCTGAATCATGTCAGTATGTATCTTAATGACTTAAAGACCTTTAATCTCGTCGAATGTTTAAACGAAGACACTAGGAAAGGCCGATTATATTCAATCTCAACATTGGGCAAACGCGTTATCGTGATGATCAATACTGGTGTAAAAGATGAGTGA
- a CDS encoding DNA methyltransferase produces MLDIEFTKTCNCPDSHVSCVTAKDWLRGMVTIKEFYYEVRDIRDKSIHPAMFPISLPAHFIQLLTHQGELVLDPFVGAGSTLVAAQDLGRNAVGFDLQPKYIDICKNRLSQSRLDCKTQQLPIVDAAERISEYLPEHSVALSITSPPYPDFLTHPRKNKSIRGDLRENQHYDTIQQYSDDPRDLGHMSHVKFKKEMTKIYKGIFPLMKPNSHCIVNINDLWKENRRYATHVVVIEALQNAGFEFRNTFIWDKRNLVNKVGIFGWPSNYISLGTTMEFLLDFWKPKE; encoded by the coding sequence ATGTTGGACATTGAATTTACCAAAACGTGTAATTGTCCTGATAGCCATGTTAGTTGTGTCACAGCAAAAGATTGGCTTCGCGGCATGGTTACAATTAAGGAGTTTTATTACGAAGTACGGGATATCCGTGATAAATCAATTCATCCCGCAATGTTCCCAATCTCTCTGCCCGCTCACTTTATTCAGCTTTTAACACATCAAGGTGAATTAGTTCTCGATCCTTTTGTTGGAGCGGGGTCAACACTTGTCGCCGCACAAGATTTAGGAAGGAACGCTGTTGGGTTCGATCTTCAGCCTAAATATATTGATATTTGTAAAAACCGATTATCTCAATCACGCTTGGACTGCAAAACACAGCAATTACCAATAGTTGACGCCGCCGAAAGAATTTCCGAATATCTTCCTGAACACTCTGTTGCACTAAGCATCACTTCTCCACCATATCCTGATTTTCTCACGCACCCTAGAAAAAATAAAAGTATTCGAGGTGATCTTCGTGAGAATCAACATTATGACACGATTCAACAATATTCGGATGACCCGCGCGATTTAGGGCATATGTCCCACGTCAAATTCAAGAAAGAGATGACAAAAATCTACAAAGGAATATTCCCATTAATGAAGCCCAATTCTCATTGTATCGTTAATATCAACGATTTATGGAAAGAGAATAGACGATACGCGACTCATGTTGTAGTTATTGAAGCACTTCAAAACGCGGGTTTTGAATTTCGGAATACCTTCATTTGGGACAAACGAAATCTCGTCAATAAAGTAGGAATATTCGGATGGCCGAGCAACTATATCTCTTTGGGAACTACGATGGAGTTTCTCTTGGACTTTTGGAAACCCAAAGAATAA
- a CDS encoding SOS response-associated peptidase, which produces MCGRYSLLCIDNLCGRFRVMDPSIGFRSHFNIAPGSTNPVIVAHERAEVVLMQWGLVPHWAKDIKTSNRPINARAGSLAEKPMFRDLLRSKRCLVPASGFYEWKLDGRRKIPFYIHLTDDPVFAFAGLYDIWHNPAGTLLQTYTIITTAANSLMASIHDRMPVILRPDDEVRWISRDPLPAEEIHQMLVPRPVGDMEAYPVSDRVNSPSVDDKMLIEPLSGLRNV; this is translated from the coding sequence ATGTGCGGTCGGTACTCCTTGTTGTGCATCGATAACCTCTGCGGACGGTTCAGAGTGATGGATCCTTCGATCGGGTTCAGGTCTCACTTCAACATTGCGCCAGGAAGTACCAATCCCGTGATCGTTGCTCATGAGCGGGCCGAGGTAGTCTTGATGCAGTGGGGACTCGTTCCCCATTGGGCAAAGGACATTAAGACTTCAAATCGTCCCATCAATGCCCGGGCGGGGAGTCTCGCTGAAAAACCGATGTTCCGCGACCTCTTGCGATCCAAACGCTGTCTCGTGCCCGCGAGCGGGTTCTACGAGTGGAAACTTGATGGAAGACGGAAGATCCCATTCTACATTCATCTCACGGACGATCCGGTCTTTGCCTTTGCAGGTCTCTATGATATTTGGCACAATCCGGCGGGGACACTCCTTCAAACCTACACCATCATCACAACAGCGGCCAACTCATTGATGGCATCTATCCACGACAGAATGCCGGTTATCCTTCGACCTGATGATGAGGTTCGGTGGATATCGCGCGACCCGTTACCCGCTGAAGAGATACATCAAATGCTCGTGCCACGCCCTGTAGGGGATATGGAAGCTTACCCGGTATCTGACCGCGTGAACAGTCCCTCTGTTGATGATAAGATGTTGATTGAACCACTGTCCGGTTTGCGAAACGTGTGA
- the rbcL gene encoding type III ribulose-bisphosphate carboxylase, whose translation MAIDWYNEFVDTNYEPAKDDLVCLFYFEPAEGISDKEAAGRIASESSTGTWTTLATLPPRMKKLEAKAFDFDGHFVKVAYPLALWEEGNAVQLMSGIAGNIFGMKALKNLRLIDATLPSAYLKGFRGPHFGMDGIRKMMKIRGRPLTGAVPKPKIGFSAKEHAEVGYETWMGGFDFVKDDENLTSTSFNRFEDRVKFMTKLRDKAENETGEKKSAFLNISADIDTMKERADMLADYGWNYAMIDVVVAGTAGVMTMRDYCSDLGLAIHAHRAFHSAFDRNKKHGMTMYFLAKLMRLIGVSQIHTGTAVGKLTGTKTESLLLADLLREKKIAEVPHQCLAQDWGSIKTAFPVSSGGLHPGLVPDVLDIYGTDLVLLVSGGIHGHPKGTRAGAKATMQAIEAWQDGITLDEKAKKAKELKEALAKWGYYKPK comes from the coding sequence ATGGCAATTGACTGGTACAACGAGTTTGTCGATACGAATTACGAACCGGCAAAGGACGATCTCGTCTGTCTCTTTTATTTTGAGCCGGCAGAAGGGATCTCGGACAAGGAAGCCGCAGGCCGGATCGCATCCGAAAGTTCGACCGGAACCTGGACAACGCTTGCCACGCTCCCGCCCCGTATGAAGAAACTCGAGGCAAAAGCGTTCGATTTCGACGGGCACTTTGTAAAAGTTGCCTACCCGCTCGCACTCTGGGAGGAAGGAAATGCCGTGCAGCTGATGAGCGGGATCGCGGGAAACATCTTCGGCATGAAGGCGCTCAAAAACCTGCGCCTCATCGATGCAACCCTCCCGTCGGCATACCTTAAGGGTTTCAGGGGGCCGCATTTCGGTATGGACGGGATCCGGAAGATGATGAAGATCCGCGGCCGGCCGCTGACCGGGGCAGTGCCAAAACCCAAGATCGGGTTCTCCGCAAAGGAGCATGCGGAGGTAGGGTACGAGACCTGGATGGGCGGATTCGATTTTGTCAAGGACGACGAGAACCTGACATCGACCTCGTTTAACCGGTTCGAGGACCGGGTGAAGTTCATGACAAAGCTCCGCGACAAAGCGGAGAATGAGACCGGCGAGAAGAAATCCGCGTTTTTGAATATCTCTGCCGATATCGACACGATGAAAGAGCGGGCCGATATGCTCGCGGACTATGGCTGGAACTATGCGATGATCGATGTCGTGGTGGCGGGTACCGCCGGCGTGATGACGATGCGGGACTACTGCTCGGATCTCGGCCTTGCGATCCATGCCCACCGTGCATTCCACTCGGCCTTTGACCGGAACAAGAAGCACGGGATGACGATGTACTTCCTTGCAAAACTCATGCGTCTCATTGGGGTCTCCCAGATCCATACGGGAACTGCGGTGGGCAAACTCACCGGGACAAAGACCGAGTCGCTCCTCCTTGCCGACCTGCTGCGGGAAAAGAAGATCGCAGAAGTCCCGCACCAGTGCCTTGCGCAGGACTGGGGTTCGATTAAAACTGCGTTCCCGGTCTCCTCGGGAGGGCTCCACCCGGGCCTCGTGCCGGATGTGCTCGATATCTACGGGACAGACCTCGTGCTGCTCGTCTCGGGCGGAATCCACGGCCACCCGAAAGGGACCCGGGCCGGGGCAAAGGCAACGATGCAGGCGATCGAGGCATGGCAGGACGGGATTACGCTGGACGAGAAAGCGAAAAAGGCAAAAGAGCTCAAAGAGGCTCTCGCAAAGTGGGGCTACTATAAGCCGAAGTGA
- a CDS encoding type IV pilin N-terminal domain-containing protein, producing the protein MAFTKKNEEAVSPVIGVILMVAITVILAAVIAAFVFGMAGNIQKTKVVAATASRLNSTAVTLTYQGGQDANTLTNISWSVNGAVASPVWTATPAGASLDVGHSGSISAGSPGTAHIIGVATFTDGSTQVIYDNTL; encoded by the coding sequence ATGGCATTCACCAAAAAGAATGAAGAAGCAGTATCGCCGGTCATCGGAGTTATCCTGATGGTCGCGATCACCGTTATCCTCGCAGCAGTCATTGCTGCGTTCGTGTTCGGCATGGCAGGTAACATCCAGAAGACCAAGGTCGTTGCGGCAACTGCATCGCGCCTGAACAGCACAGCAGTTACCCTTACCTACCAGGGCGGCCAGGATGCAAACACATTAACAAATATTTCATGGTCCGTTAACGGAGCAGTAGCAAGTCCTGTATGGACTGCAACTCCCGCAGGTGCCTCATTGGATGTTGGACACTCTGGATCAATTTCCGCAGGCAGCCCGGGAACGGCCCATATCATTGGTGTTGCAACCTTCACCGACGGATCGACCCAGGTTATCTACGATAACACACTCTAA
- a CDS encoding heparan-alpha-glucosaminide N-acetyltransferase, which produces MSGSSRFPEIDLLRGIAIVMMVIFHSVFDCSFFRIAPVVVDTGFWRYFAYATASLFLLVAGISLAISHARSARHLSGWPLTRKFLIRGAGIFACGLLVTIATWWYLQEGFVIFGILHLIGVSIMLSPLFFRFRKWNAAIGIVFILLGWFLATIPGPAALLVFGIHPLAFWSVDYTPIFPWMGLVLIGMAIGEFAYPDGERAWTMPRLPDRAVSLLAFLGRHSLVIYLVHQPLILLVLYLVTGAPVF; this is translated from the coding sequence ATGAGCGGCAGTTCGCGGTTCCCCGAGATCGATCTTCTCCGGGGCATTGCTATCGTGATGATGGTGATCTTCCATTCGGTCTTTGACTGTTCGTTCTTCCGGATCGCTCCCGTTGTGGTCGATACCGGGTTCTGGCGGTACTTTGCCTATGCCACTGCCTCGCTCTTCCTCCTGGTGGCCGGCATCTCGCTTGCAATCAGCCACGCCCGCTCAGCACGCCATCTCTCGGGCTGGCCGCTCACCAGGAAATTCCTGATCCGCGGCGCCGGCATCTTTGCCTGCGGACTTCTTGTTACCATAGCGACCTGGTGGTACCTGCAGGAGGGATTCGTTATCTTCGGCATCCTGCACCTGATCGGGGTCTCGATCATGCTCTCGCCGCTCTTTTTCCGGTTCCGGAAATGGAACGCAGCGATCGGGATCGTTTTTATTCTTCTCGGCTGGTTCCTTGCCACTATCCCCGGCCCGGCGGCCCTGCTCGTCTTTGGTATCCACCCGCTCGCGTTCTGGAGCGTGGACTATACCCCGATCTTCCCCTGGATGGGCCTGGTCCTGATCGGCATGGCCATCGGTGAGTTTGCCTATCCCGATGGGGAACGGGCGTGGACAATGCCCCGGCTCCCGGACCGGGCAGTCTCGCTGCTTGCGTTCCTGGGCCGGCACTCGCTCGTGATTTATCTCGTGCACCAGCCGCTGATCCTCCTCGTGTTGTATCTTGTAACCGGCGCGCCGGTCTTCTAA
- a CDS encoding FMN-binding glutamate synthase family protein: protein MSNLRQPNANEATGTVNRSRNVVPCSGICTRCMDGCKGSCEIWLSSFRGREVLYPGPFGAITAGADKNYPVDYSHLNIQGYAVGARGLPKGTNASPDTAVFSTVDTETEYGWDKKVKMKLPIFTGALGSTEIARANWEHFAVGAAISGITLVCGENVCGIDPGLKRDKNGKVTLSPEMDRRITTYQKFQKGYGEILVQMNVEDTRLGTAEYVSAKHNLDTIELKWGQGAKCIGGEIKVTSLERAIELKKRGYIVLPDPTLKENQAAFKAGAIREFERHSRLGFVTKEGFLEEIDRLRDIGFKRVTLKTGAYSMVELAMALRYCSEAKIDLLTIDGAPGGTGMSPWPMMNEWGIPTFYLQSLTYEFCQKLEKKGMRVPDLAMAGGFSDEPGVFKALAMGSPYFKAVCMGRGLMIPGMVGKNIEKWLAAGDLPKSVSRYGSTKEEIFVCYEELKEKYGAKIAQIPMGAVGIYTYAQKFKTGLQQIMAGSRNFRLSTMSRGDVMALTEEASEISGIPYVMEARYDEAMAALLD, encoded by the coding sequence ATGAGCAATTTACGACAACCCAATGCAAACGAGGCAACGGGTACGGTCAACCGCTCGCGGAACGTTGTTCCGTGTTCCGGTATCTGTACCCGCTGCATGGACGGCTGCAAGGGCAGTTGCGAGATCTGGCTTTCGTCATTCAGGGGCAGGGAGGTTCTCTATCCCGGCCCGTTTGGCGCGATCACCGCAGGTGCCGACAAGAACTATCCCGTCGATTACTCCCACCTCAACATCCAGGGCTATGCCGTGGGGGCACGCGGGCTTCCCAAAGGAACAAATGCCAGTCCCGATACAGCGGTCTTCTCAACCGTGGATACCGAGACCGAGTACGGATGGGACAAGAAAGTAAAGATGAAACTCCCGATCTTTACCGGGGCGCTCGGATCCACGGAGATCGCACGGGCCAACTGGGAACACTTCGCGGTCGGCGCTGCCATCTCCGGCATCACGCTCGTCTGCGGGGAAAATGTCTGCGGGATCGACCCGGGCCTCAAACGCGACAAGAACGGCAAGGTCACGCTCTCGCCCGAGATGGACCGCCGGATCACCACCTACCAGAAATTCCAGAAGGGCTACGGGGAAATTCTCGTCCAGATGAATGTCGAAGACACCCGGCTTGGAACCGCGGAGTACGTCTCGGCAAAACACAACCTGGACACCATCGAGCTCAAGTGGGGCCAGGGTGCAAAATGCATCGGCGGCGAAATCAAGGTCACCTCGCTCGAACGGGCCATCGAGTTAAAAAAACGGGGCTACATTGTCCTCCCGGACCCGACATTAAAGGAGAACCAGGCCGCATTTAAGGCCGGCGCAATACGGGAATTCGAGCGCCACTCCCGGCTCGGTTTTGTCACAAAAGAGGGGTTCCTCGAAGAGATCGACCGGCTCCGCGATATCGGTTTTAAGCGCGTGACGCTCAAGACCGGCGCGTACTCCATGGTCGAGCTCGCAATGGCGCTGCGCTACTGCTCCGAAGCAAAGATCGACCTGTTGACCATCGATGGCGCACCCGGCGGGACCGGCATGAGCCCGTGGCCGATGATGAACGAATGGGGCATCCCGACCTTCTACCTCCAGTCGCTCACCTACGAATTCTGCCAGAAACTGGAGAAGAAAGGGATGCGGGTCCCGGACCTCGCCATGGCCGGCGGGTTCTCGGACGAACCCGGCGTGTTCAAGGCCCTTGCGATGGGCAGCCCGTACTTCAAGGCAGTCTGCATGGGCAGGGGACTTATGATCCCCGGCATGGTGGGCAAGAATATCGAGAAGTGGCTTGCCGCCGGCGACCTGCCCAAGTCGGTCTCCCGGTACGGCAGCACCAAAGAAGAGATCTTTGTCTGCTACGAGGAACTCAAGGAAAAATACGGCGCAAAGATCGCGCAGATCCCGATGGGCGCCGTGGGCATCTACACCTATGCGCAGAAGTTTAAGACCGGTCTCCAGCAGATCATGGCAGGCAGCCGTAACTTCCGGCTCTCGACCATGTCCCGCGGGGACGTAATGGCTTTGACCGAAGAGGCCTCCGAGATCTCGGGGATCCCGTACGTCATGGAAGCCCGGTACGACGAGGCGATGGCCGCACTGCTCGACTGA